From the Musa acuminata AAA Group cultivar baxijiao chromosome BXJ3-7, Cavendish_Baxijiao_AAA, whole genome shotgun sequence genome, one window contains:
- the LOC103973498 gene encoding serine/threonine-protein kinase PCRK1 isoform X2, translating into MKCFPFRNGATKAELQARLSASVRSNSTTSTERDMRRSGSEFNSGDVTDSGTDSVGRPQYPSFSQRPINLRVFTFSELRNATKNFSRSLMVGEGGFGCVYRGTIKSLDDPDAKIEIAVKQLNRKGLQEWLTEVNVLGVLEHPNLVKLVGYCAEDDERGIQRLLVYEYMPNGSVEDHLSVLSRTTLSWSMRLRVALDAARGLTHLHEEMDFQIIFRDFKASNILLDEDWNAKLSDFGLARQGPAEGLSHVSTAVVGTFGYAAPEYMQTGRLTAKSDIWSYGVFLYVLITGRQPIDKNRPKGEQKLLEWVRPYITDVKKIRIIMDPKLEGDYSLKSASKLVTVANRCLVRQPKSRPKMSDVLEMVQRIIESTETGAPEAPLRSCSEKGKPGETKKKGVKRIIGYWKMGENMRLAWQGWKAKLVRTC; encoded by the exons ATGAAGTGTTTCCCGTTCCGAAATGGAGCGACAAAGGCGGAGCTCCAGGCAAGACTGTCTGCATCTGTTCGGTCGAACAGTACCACATCAACCGAGCGTGACATGAGGAGATCAGGATCTGAGTTCAACTCGGGGGATGTCACTGATTCTGGTACTGATTCAGTGGGAAGGCCACAATACCCTAGTTTCTCTCAGAGACCAATTAATCTCAGGGTTTTCACATTTTCTGAGCTGAGGAATGCCACAAAGAACTTTAGCCGGTCACTCATGGTTGGGGAAGGTGGCTTTGGATGTGTTTATAGGGGAACAATCAAGAGCCTTGATGATCCGGATGCAAAGATTGAGATAGCTGTGAAACAACTGAATCGCAAAGGACTGCAG GAATGGTTGACAGAAGTAAATGTTCTTGGGGTGCTGGAGCATCCAAATCTCGTCAAATTAGTAGGCTATTGTGCTGAAGATGATGAAAGGGGAATACAGCGCCTTCTTGTATATGAATATATGCCTAATGGAAGTGTGGAGGACCACCTGTCAGTTCTATCTAGGACGACACTCTCTTGGTCCATGAGATTAAGGGTAGCTCTTGATGCTGCTCGTGGATTGACACATTTGCATGAAGAAATGGATTTTCAG ATTATTTTTCGTGATTTTAAAGCCTCCAACATTCTCTTGGATGAGGACTGGAATGCAAAATTGTCTGACTTTGGCTTGGCTAGACAAGGACCAGCAGAAGGACTAAGCCATGTTTCCACGGCG GTCGTAGGAACTTTTGGCTATGCAGCTCCTGAGTACATGCAAACTGGTCGGCTGACTGCCAAGAGTGATATATGGAGCTATGGAGTTTTTCTGTATGTACTTATCACAGGGCGTCAGCCAATAGATAAAAACCGTCCGAAAGGTGAACAGAAGCTCTTAGAATGGGTCAGACCCTATATAACTGATGTCAAGAAGATCCGTATAATCATGGATCCAAAGCTAGAAGGTGATTACTCTTTAAAATCTGCATCAAAACTTGTCACAGTGGCAAATAGGTGCCTGGTTCGGCAACCGAAGTCTAGGCCCAAGATGAGTGATGTGCTGGAGATGGTGCAACGGATCATCGAAAGCACAGAGACTGGAGCACCAGAAGCCCCTTTAAGGAGTTGTTCGGAAAAAGGAAAACCGggagaaacaaaaaagaaaggtGTGAAGAGAATTATCGGGTATTGGAAAATGGGTGAAAATATGCGGCTGGCGTGGCAGGGATGGAAGGCAAAACTTGTACGGACATGTTGA
- the LOC103973498 gene encoding serine/threonine-protein kinase PCRK1 isoform X1, translating into MKCFPFRNGATKAELQARLSASVRSNSTTSTERDMRRSGSEFNSGDVTDSGTDSVGRPQYPSFSQRPINLRVFTFSELRNATKNFSRSLMVGEGGFGCVYRGTIKSLDDPDAKIEIAVKQLNRKGLQGHKEWLTEVNVLGVLEHPNLVKLVGYCAEDDERGIQRLLVYEYMPNGSVEDHLSVLSRTTLSWSMRLRVALDAARGLTHLHEEMDFQIIFRDFKASNILLDEDWNAKLSDFGLARQGPAEGLSHVSTAVVGTFGYAAPEYMQTGRLTAKSDIWSYGVFLYVLITGRQPIDKNRPKGEQKLLEWVRPYITDVKKIRIIMDPKLEGDYSLKSASKLVTVANRCLVRQPKSRPKMSDVLEMVQRIIESTETGAPEAPLRSCSEKGKPGETKKKGVKRIIGYWKMGENMRLAWQGWKAKLVRTC; encoded by the exons ATGAAGTGTTTCCCGTTCCGAAATGGAGCGACAAAGGCGGAGCTCCAGGCAAGACTGTCTGCATCTGTTCGGTCGAACAGTACCACATCAACCGAGCGTGACATGAGGAGATCAGGATCTGAGTTCAACTCGGGGGATGTCACTGATTCTGGTACTGATTCAGTGGGAAGGCCACAATACCCTAGTTTCTCTCAGAGACCAATTAATCTCAGGGTTTTCACATTTTCTGAGCTGAGGAATGCCACAAAGAACTTTAGCCGGTCACTCATGGTTGGGGAAGGTGGCTTTGGATGTGTTTATAGGGGAACAATCAAGAGCCTTGATGATCCGGATGCAAAGATTGAGATAGCTGTGAAACAACTGAATCGCAAAGGACTGCAG GGGCACAAGGAATGGTTGACAGAAGTAAATGTTCTTGGGGTGCTGGAGCATCCAAATCTCGTCAAATTAGTAGGCTATTGTGCTGAAGATGATGAAAGGGGAATACAGCGCCTTCTTGTATATGAATATATGCCTAATGGAAGTGTGGAGGACCACCTGTCAGTTCTATCTAGGACGACACTCTCTTGGTCCATGAGATTAAGGGTAGCTCTTGATGCTGCTCGTGGATTGACACATTTGCATGAAGAAATGGATTTTCAG ATTATTTTTCGTGATTTTAAAGCCTCCAACATTCTCTTGGATGAGGACTGGAATGCAAAATTGTCTGACTTTGGCTTGGCTAGACAAGGACCAGCAGAAGGACTAAGCCATGTTTCCACGGCG GTCGTAGGAACTTTTGGCTATGCAGCTCCTGAGTACATGCAAACTGGTCGGCTGACTGCCAAGAGTGATATATGGAGCTATGGAGTTTTTCTGTATGTACTTATCACAGGGCGTCAGCCAATAGATAAAAACCGTCCGAAAGGTGAACAGAAGCTCTTAGAATGGGTCAGACCCTATATAACTGATGTCAAGAAGATCCGTATAATCATGGATCCAAAGCTAGAAGGTGATTACTCTTTAAAATCTGCATCAAAACTTGTCACAGTGGCAAATAGGTGCCTGGTTCGGCAACCGAAGTCTAGGCCCAAGATGAGTGATGTGCTGGAGATGGTGCAACGGATCATCGAAAGCACAGAGACTGGAGCACCAGAAGCCCCTTTAAGGAGTTGTTCGGAAAAAGGAAAACCGggagaaacaaaaaagaaaggtGTGAAGAGAATTATCGGGTATTGGAAAATGGGTGAAAATATGCGGCTGGCGTGGCAGGGATGGAAGGCAAAACTTGTACGGACATGTTGA